One Anaerobaca lacustris DNA window includes the following coding sequences:
- a CDS encoding class I adenylate-forming enzyme family protein, with the protein MIEFDPTLVHEWLSRSARRHPDKDAIVCGQERWTYRKLETCSNRFARALCDLGLERQDRVVILLGNCAETVASLYGTLKAGGVFVILDGNTKARRLQYVLQNSQARVLVARSSLRALVAEALEALDHDVRVVWHDTNAPVGAPPNVSDICWNALVADGADESDLSSVAAGELPRTIDIDLAALIYTSATTGDPKGVMSTHHNMISAARSIIQYIGNDPDDVVLDALPLSFDYGLYQVIMAVMFGGTVVLESSFVYLHNILTRIAEEKVTGFPIVPTMVAMLLKMRDLGGYDLRCLRYITNTGAALPVQHIRSLQQLLPHVKLFSMFGLTECKRVGYLDPDELARRPGSVGKAMPNCEVAVVDEQGNCVPAGEVGELVIRGSNVMQGYWRDPAMTDKAYRAGPYPASRWLYSGDYFRMDKEGFLYFLGRKDDMIKTRGERVSPKEVENAICELDDVAEAAVVPVPDEILGQAIKVFVVGRADGLNEKDVLRHCARRLEPFMVPKYVEFVPALPRTAHGKVNKRELQTVKGG; encoded by the coding sequence GTGATAGAGTTCGACCCAACCCTGGTCCATGAGTGGTTGTCCCGTTCGGCCAGGCGGCATCCTGACAAGGACGCCATCGTCTGCGGCCAGGAACGCTGGACATACCGAAAGCTCGAAACCTGCTCGAATCGCTTCGCACGGGCACTGTGCGATCTGGGCCTCGAGCGGCAGGACAGGGTGGTGATCCTGCTGGGCAACTGTGCCGAGACGGTGGCGAGTCTCTATGGGACGCTCAAGGCCGGCGGCGTCTTCGTGATCCTGGACGGCAACACCAAGGCGCGTCGCTTGCAGTACGTTCTTCAGAACTCGCAGGCGCGCGTGCTGGTTGCCAGGTCGTCGCTGAGGGCCCTTGTGGCCGAAGCCCTGGAAGCCCTCGATCACGACGTGCGGGTCGTCTGGCATGACACCAACGCGCCGGTCGGCGCCCCACCAAACGTTTCGGACATCTGCTGGAATGCGCTCGTTGCCGACGGGGCGGACGAGAGCGATCTATCCTCCGTGGCCGCCGGCGAGCTGCCGCGGACGATCGACATCGACCTCGCTGCGCTGATCTACACGTCCGCGACCACGGGAGACCCCAAAGGGGTGATGTCCACACACCACAACATGATCTCGGCGGCCCGGAGCATCATCCAGTACATCGGCAACGATCCGGATGACGTTGTGCTCGACGCGCTGCCGTTGTCCTTCGACTATGGCCTGTATCAGGTGATCATGGCGGTGATGTTCGGCGGGACCGTGGTGCTGGAATCATCGTTCGTCTATCTGCACAACATTCTGACGCGGATCGCCGAAGAGAAGGTCACGGGATTCCCGATCGTGCCGACGATGGTCGCCATGCTGCTGAAGATGCGGGACCTGGGCGGCTACGATCTGCGTTGCCTGCGGTATATCACCAACACGGGTGCGGCACTGCCCGTGCAGCACATTCGCAGCCTCCAGCAGTTGCTGCCGCATGTGAAGCTGTTCTCGATGTTCGGCCTGACCGAGTGCAAGCGCGTCGGCTATCTGGATCCCGATGAGCTGGCGCGACGGCCCGGGTCCGTGGGCAAGGCCATGCCGAACTGCGAAGTGGCCGTCGTGGACGAGCAGGGCAACTGCGTCCCGGCAGGGGAGGTGGGCGAGCTGGTAATTCGCGGCTCCAACGTCATGCAGGGCTACTGGCGCGATCCCGCCATGACCGACAAGGCCTATCGGGCCGGCCCGTATCCCGCTTCGCGGTGGCTGTACTCGGGCGATTACTTCCGGATGGACAAGGAAGGGTTCCTCTACTTCCTCGGAAGGAAGGATGACATGATCAAGACGCGAGGCGAGCGGGTCAGTCCGAAGGAGGTGGAGAACGCCATCTGCGAGCTGGACGATGTCGCCGAAGCCGCCGTGGTGCCTGTGCCCGACGAGATTCTCGGGCAGGCCATCAAGGTGTTCGTCGTCGGCCGGGCCGACGGTCTGAACGAAAAGGATGTGCTCAGGCATTGCGCGCGACGGCTCGAACCCTTCATGGTGCCGAAGTACGTCGAGTTCGTGCCCGCCCTGCCCAGGACAGCCCACGGCAAGGTCAACAAACGCGAACTACAAACGGTCAAGGGAGGATAG
- the asnB gene encoding asparagine synthase (glutamine-hydrolyzing) — protein MCGIVGICNLGSARDIGVETLSRMMGAIRHRGPDETGLYVDDWTGLGHVRLSIIDLAGGGQPIHNEDQTLWIVYNGEIFNYPELKESLERQGHRFYTTSDTEVLLHLYEQEGPACLDRLNGQFAFAVWDSRRRELFLARDRVGIRPLHYTVHDGRLIFASEVKAIFAVPQVPRRMDPEALDQVFTFWTVLPGRTAFEGICELPPGHYMKVSKGSITTHRYWDIPICPRLDQIDRPADEIAEMVGDLLVDAVRLRLRADVPVGCYLSGGLDSSGIAALTARRFNADLSTFGIRFDREAFDEGSHQQMMAAFLGTHHREMQASAEGIGASFAEMLWHGEKPILRTAPVPLLMLSKVVRDSGLKVVLTGEGADEVFGGYNIFKEAKVRRFWARQPASGARSALIGQLYGYVFRDQRSKSFLTSFFGAGLDQVHDPLFSHMVRWRNTSRIKTFFSAELRSAADSGDPYEPVRASLPDEFHRLDAVAKAQYLEMKLFLSNYLLSSQGDRVAMAHSVEIRLPFLDYRVIELMSRVPSRWKILGLNEKHILKKALAPSLPKEIWSRRKQPYRAPIVDCLLSGSGGDCTREMLGRQAIDAAGLFDAAKVDRLLNKMQTVGSPSEVDSMALAGVLSAQIVHRQFVERFSAESISPVRVDLTFDRRGGRATIQEIDRDPMPRVVVSSGSDR, from the coding sequence ATGTGCGGTATTGTTGGAATCTGCAATCTTGGGTCCGCCAGGGACATTGGCGTCGAGACACTATCGCGGATGATGGGGGCGATTCGTCATCGCGGGCCGGATGAGACGGGCCTCTACGTGGACGACTGGACCGGTCTGGGGCACGTGCGGCTGAGCATCATCGACTTGGCCGGCGGGGGCCAGCCGATCCACAACGAAGACCAGACGCTCTGGATCGTCTACAACGGGGAGATCTTCAACTATCCGGAATTGAAGGAGTCACTGGAGCGGCAGGGGCATCGCTTCTATACGACGTCGGATACCGAAGTCCTGCTCCATCTGTACGAGCAGGAAGGTCCCGCGTGTCTGGACCGGCTCAACGGCCAGTTCGCCTTCGCCGTCTGGGACAGCCGCCGTCGGGAGCTGTTTCTGGCGCGCGATCGGGTGGGGATTCGTCCGCTGCACTACACCGTGCACGACGGCCGCCTCATCTTCGCCTCGGAGGTCAAGGCCATCTTTGCGGTCCCGCAGGTGCCCCGGCGGATGGATCCGGAGGCCTTGGATCAGGTGTTCACGTTCTGGACGGTCCTGCCGGGACGCACCGCGTTCGAAGGCATCTGCGAATTACCGCCCGGCCATTACATGAAGGTCTCGAAGGGGAGCATTACGACGCACCGGTACTGGGATATCCCCATCTGCCCTCGCCTGGATCAAATCGACCGGCCGGCTGACGAAATCGCCGAGATGGTCGGCGACCTTCTGGTGGATGCCGTCCGACTCCGTCTGCGCGCCGATGTTCCCGTGGGCTGCTATCTCAGTGGCGGACTGGATTCGTCGGGCATCGCCGCACTGACGGCCCGGCGATTCAACGCCGATCTCAGCACGTTCGGGATTCGCTTCGACCGGGAAGCCTTCGACGAAGGCTCGCATCAGCAGATGATGGCGGCGTTTCTTGGCACCCATCATCGGGAAATGCAGGCATCGGCGGAGGGAATCGGGGCCTCGTTTGCCGAGATGCTCTGGCACGGCGAGAAGCCAATCCTGCGTACGGCCCCCGTGCCTCTTCTGATGTTGTCCAAGGTGGTTAGAGACAGCGGCCTGAAGGTCGTCCTCACCGGTGAAGGGGCCGATGAGGTGTTCGGAGGGTACAACATCTTCAAGGAGGCCAAGGTCCGGCGGTTCTGGGCTCGACAGCCTGCATCCGGCGCGCGCAGCGCTTTGATCGGGCAGCTCTACGGCTATGTCTTCCGCGACCAGAGGTCGAAATCGTTCCTGACCTCGTTCTTCGGCGCCGGCCTCGATCAGGTGCACGACCCGCTCTTCTCGCATATGGTGCGTTGGCGGAACACCAGCCGGATCAAGACCTTCTTCTCTGCCGAACTCAGGTCGGCTGCCGACTCCGGTGATCCATACGAGCCGGTCCGAGCGAGCCTGCCGGATGAGTTTCACCGGCTCGATGCCGTGGCCAAGGCGCAGTACCTTGAGATGAAGCTCTTTCTGAGCAATTACCTTCTGTCGTCGCAGGGCGACAGGGTAGCGATGGCTCACTCGGTCGAGATTCGCCTGCCGTTCCTGGATTATCGTGTCATCGAGTTGATGTCGAGGGTCCCGTCGCGGTGGAAGATCCTGGGCCTGAACGAGAAACACATTCTCAAGAAGGCTCTGGCTCCGAGTCTTCCGAAAGAGATTTGGTCGCGGCGCAAGCAGCCGTACCGGGCGCCCATCGTCGATTGTCTTCTGAGCGGCTCGGGAGGCGACTGCACGCGAGAGATGCTCGGTCGTCAGGCGATCGACGCCGCCGGCCTGTTCGATGCCGCCAAGGTGGATAGGCTCCTCAACAAGATGCAGACGGTTGGCAGTCCGAGCGAAGTTGACAGCATGGCGCTGGCCGGCGTTCTGTCGGCTCAGATTGTCCATCGTCAGTTCGTCGAGCGGTTCAGCGCCGAATCCATCTCGCCGGTCCGTGTGGATTTGACCTTTGACCGGCGGGGGGGCAGAGCGACCATTCAAGAGATCGACCGTGACCCGATGCCGCGAGTTGTGGTATCGAGCGGGTCGGACAGATAG
- a CDS encoding acyl carrier protein: MSVQQEIHNYIVNNILFGDGKQLGENVSFQETGILDSTGFLELVTFIEEQFGVEIADDELVPEHFDTLRAVSAFVEQKRASRAVA, translated from the coding sequence ATGAGTGTGCAACAGGAGATTCACAATTACATCGTCAACAACATCCTGTTTGGGGATGGAAAGCAGCTTGGAGAGAACGTCTCGTTTCAGGAGACCGGCATCCTGGATTCCACGGGCTTCCTCGAACTGGTCACGTTCATCGAGGAGCAATTCGGCGTGGAGATCGCCGATGATGAACTCGTGCCGGAGCATTTCGACACGTTGCGCGCGGTGTCGGCGTTCGTCGAGCAGAAGCGGGCGAGCAGGGCTGTGGCATAA
- a CDS encoding AAC(3) family N-acetyltransferase produces the protein MWKNYLRQILPDKSVTRIRSAMAKRDRDRRRKIPFTEDDLLFALEHVCGVRKGDVLFVHSSIDGLAMDVPPRRILEMLIDAVGPEGTILMPSYPKLPSYMYFRSEQVWDVRRTPSYSGLITEIFRRMEGTRRSLHPTKSVAVRGRLRDEMIAEHHTNVRPYAATSPYFKFVENGGKAIGIGVSARYIAFIHTIDDYLAERFPMNVYAEKIASGRVIDYAGREITVSTLVHDFHVRYDPVGFLRRNVPKERADSVVYKGREFFYADARTVFETGVELAEKGVTVCSGPLRGFLRSVAEIRFVHRRSGARERRRQESAVCVPERKAHS, from the coding sequence ATGTGGAAGAATTACCTCAGGCAGATTCTGCCGGACAAGTCCGTCACACGCATCCGAAGCGCGATGGCGAAGCGCGACCGGGACCGGCGCAGGAAGATCCCGTTCACCGAAGACGATCTCCTCTTCGCGCTCGAGCACGTCTGCGGGGTGAGGAAAGGGGACGTGCTCTTCGTCCACAGCTCGATCGACGGCCTGGCCATGGACGTACCGCCGCGGCGGATACTGGAGATGCTGATCGACGCGGTCGGCCCGGAGGGCACCATTCTGATGCCGTCATATCCGAAATTGCCGTCTTACATGTATTTCCGAAGCGAACAGGTGTGGGATGTCCGCCGGACGCCTTCCTACAGCGGTCTGATCACTGAGATCTTCAGGCGGATGGAGGGGACGCGGAGAAGTCTCCACCCGACGAAGTCGGTCGCCGTGAGGGGCCGCCTGCGAGACGAGATGATCGCCGAACATCACACGAACGTCAGGCCCTACGCGGCGACAAGCCCCTATTTCAAATTCGTCGAGAACGGAGGCAAGGCGATCGGCATCGGTGTGAGTGCGCGCTACATCGCCTTCATTCACACCATTGACGATTATCTGGCCGAGAGGTTTCCCATGAACGTCTATGCGGAGAAGATCGCATCGGGCAGGGTGATCGACTACGCCGGCCGGGAGATCACCGTCTCGACCCTGGTTCACGATTTCCACGTACGATATGACCCCGTCGGCTTCCTCCGCAGGAACGTCCCCAAAGAACGGGCGGATTCGGTGGTCTACAAGGGGCGGGAGTTCTTCTATGCCGACGCCAGGACCGTGTTTGAGACGGGGGTCGAGCTCGCGGAGAAAGGCGTAACCGTCTGCTCGGGCCCGCTTCGTGGCTTCCTCAGAAGCGTCGCCGAGATTCGATTCGTTCACAGGAGATCCGGTGCCAGGGAACGTCGCAGGCAGGAGAGCGCCGTGTGCGTGCCCGAACGGAAGGCTCATTCGTGA
- a CDS encoding heparinase II/III domain-containing protein yields the protein MNERSGDKPCVAAYFLRVPLIVRIVAVFVVVSACVATAAEGTERALAVPRGSLAGQTRTHPCLFVHPSLIADILRKTEDLAAIDRYVAAMYHRNTSNPLDVASIRRETEVLIDENHLEIERFRTYSMYIGINSYFNKNRLSTAYGRQYIQAILDQPVDFPRGVVTGRYPHGMEAHDGPPRGKLFALGALYDWLHADLDDNIKRAMRERILGLLDYIETTWRFYSEPLYSGGHSRLAHVHALVALLAIRDEIPSDEAGRRDRYQHYFDLIVRNWTQGYNPLQDWISIDGGYHMGWAYGTSYTCMTPYLAWEFATDEPSWFGDAQRNRVYWYLYGLRHDKTQSSHRSMGYYDPYPYSGDVWAAVYTNDFQGLGVLACALLFDNPHAKWLFNRLDDSSVSYWELLYRHFDEDEGDAPSELPLSRHFRHAGYVIMRDSWDFNENVLVTFKSTSFFSVNHHHRDQNAFTIFYKGPLAIDSGAYGACGGYGSEHWWNYYTRSVAHNTILVYDPDERFTLWGETYSNDGGQLLVVGKTNPQTLDDVREGGTNHLIGIDRFEDHGDYTYARGDATRSYSPHKMDRFTRSLVYLRAHSYVWPVILVYDDVQTTAPRFRTTYLLHSIREPAVENNRVTITIDDGADAANESRLFQETLLPSDAQIVKIGGAENGQAFFVADDGFGNPYNYDDQVNSSSTEYQRALREAGQWRVEVSARVQQRQSRFLNVLSVTDGADQYHPAQATYVGSTGVEGCVVQDNDGIQKTLVLFARQDGPLDEEISLSGVPSFNRLLVVGLPGELEYNVHVAGSALHLVQRQGGPFRSSVQGTLYFRVSALPSSVHME from the coding sequence ATGAATGAGCGAAGCGGCGACAAGCCATGCGTTGCTGCGTACTTCCTCCGCGTGCCTCTGATCGTCAGAATCGTTGCGGTGTTCGTGGTTGTCTCTGCGTGTGTGGCGACGGCGGCCGAAGGCACCGAGCGCGCCCTGGCCGTGCCGCGCGGGTCGCTGGCGGGGCAGACGCGGACCCACCCCTGTCTGTTCGTGCATCCGTCGCTGATTGCAGACATTCTGCGGAAGACCGAGGATCTTGCGGCGATTGATCGCTATGTCGCAGCGATGTATCACAGGAACACGTCGAACCCTCTGGATGTCGCCTCTATCCGGAGGGAAACCGAGGTCCTCATCGATGAAAACCACCTCGAGATAGAGCGGTTTCGAACCTACAGCATGTACATCGGAATCAACTCGTACTTCAATAAGAATCGGCTGTCGACGGCCTATGGGCGGCAGTACATTCAGGCGATCCTCGATCAGCCGGTCGATTTCCCCAGAGGTGTGGTCACGGGCAGGTACCCCCATGGAATGGAGGCACATGACGGCCCGCCGCGGGGGAAGCTGTTTGCCCTGGGGGCCCTCTATGATTGGCTCCACGCCGACCTCGATGATAACATCAAACGAGCGATGCGGGAACGGATCCTGGGGCTGTTGGATTATATCGAGACCACGTGGCGATTCTATTCCGAACCTCTCTATTCGGGAGGCCACAGCCGCCTGGCGCACGTTCACGCGCTCGTTGCCCTGCTGGCCATTCGAGACGAAATCCCATCCGACGAAGCCGGCAGACGGGACCGCTACCAGCACTACTTCGATCTCATTGTCCGAAACTGGACGCAGGGGTACAACCCCCTCCAGGATTGGATTTCCATCGATGGCGGGTACCACATGGGATGGGCCTACGGAACCTCGTATACGTGTATGACTCCATATCTGGCCTGGGAATTCGCCACGGATGAGCCGTCCTGGTTCGGGGATGCGCAACGGAACCGTGTGTACTGGTATCTATATGGGCTTCGCCATGACAAGACGCAGTCATCACACAGATCCATGGGCTATTACGACCCCTATCCGTACTCAGGCGATGTGTGGGCGGCGGTGTACACAAACGACTTCCAGGGACTTGGCGTTCTCGCGTGCGCGCTGCTGTTCGACAATCCTCATGCCAAGTGGCTGTTCAATCGCCTGGACGACAGTTCGGTGTCGTATTGGGAACTGCTGTACCGGCACTTTGACGAAGACGAAGGAGACGCTCCATCCGAGCTTCCGCTTTCGCGGCATTTTCGCCATGCGGGCTACGTCATCATGCGGGATTCATGGGACTTCAACGAAAACGTGCTCGTCACCTTCAAATCCACGTCCTTCTTCTCCGTCAATCACCATCACCGGGACCAGAACGCATTCACCATCTTCTACAAAGGTCCGCTTGCGATTGACTCCGGCGCCTACGGCGCCTGCGGCGGGTATGGTTCGGAACACTGGTGGAACTACTACACGCGCAGCGTTGCGCACAACACGATTCTGGTATACGATCCCGATGAACGATTCACGCTGTGGGGCGAGACGTACTCGAATGACGGAGGGCAGTTGCTCGTTGTGGGAAAGACCAACCCCCAAACGCTTGACGACGTCCGCGAAGGGGGTACGAACCATCTGATCGGCATCGATCGCTTTGAGGACCACGGCGATTACACCTATGCGAGGGGGGATGCGACGCGTTCCTATTCCCCTCACAAGATGGATCGATTCACACGGTCTCTCGTGTATCTCAGAGCGCATTCCTACGTGTGGCCTGTCATCCTGGTCTACGATGACGTTCAAACGACCGCCCCCAGGTTTCGGACGACCTATCTGCTGCATTCCATCCGGGAGCCCGCCGTCGAGAACAACCGGGTCACCATCACCATCGATGATGGGGCCGATGCCGCCAACGAAAGCCGTTTGTTTCAGGAGACCCTGCTCCCGTCCGACGCACAGATCGTCAAGATCGGGGGGGCGGAGAATGGACAGGCGTTCTTCGTGGCGGACGATGGCTTCGGCAACCCATACAACTATGACGACCAGGTGAATTCAAGTTCGACCGAGTACCAGCGCGCACTGCGTGAAGCCGGCCAGTGGCGCGTGGAGGTCTCCGCACGAGTCCAGCAGCGTCAGAGTCGGTTCTTGAACGTGCTCTCTGTGACCGATGGCGCGGACCAGTATCACCCCGCCCAGGCGACCTACGTCGGATCGACCGGTGTCGAAGGGTGTGTCGTCCAGGACAACGACGGGATCCAGAAGACGCTGGTGCTCTTCGCCCGACAGGATGGGCCGTTGGATGAGGAGATTTCTCTCTCCGGCGTTCCGTCGTTCAACAGACTGCTCGTCGTCGGACTGCCTGGCGAGCTGGAGTACAACGTTCACGTCGCCGGTTCGGCATTGCACCTGGTGCAGCGCCAGGGTGGACCGTTCAGGTCGTCCGTGCAGGGGACCCTGTATTTTCGAGTGTCTGCGTTGCCGTCGTCCGTCCATATGGAGTAG
- a CDS encoding PLP-dependent cysteine synthase family protein → MDLQTLRPDRGRVLPVGAGITSAIGNTPVIELTRLNHTASDVRIFGKLEGANPGGSIKDRPAHYMIASAERSGALTAAKTILEATSGNTGIALAMIGAAKGYRVKLCMPNCVSLERQRILQALGAEVVLTSACEHTDGAIRTAHRLLASAPGTYYMPNQYENQGNLLAHYETTGPEIFAQTAGRVDVVVAGMGTTGTLMGLHRFFAERKPSVRIVGVEPAEGHAIQGLKNMTESMIPAIYDPNALDEKITIDDEEAFETTRLLAVREGVFVGMSSGAAVAAARRLAIDMRTGVIVAILPDRGDRYLSTTLFRSVCAKCPP, encoded by the coding sequence ATGGATCTCCAGACCCTTCGCCCTGATCGTGGTCGTGTATTGCCTGTCGGTGCAGGCATCACGTCGGCCATTGGGAACACGCCCGTGATCGAGCTGACCCGGCTCAATCACACCGCATCCGACGTGCGAATCTTCGGAAAGCTCGAGGGCGCCAACCCAGGCGGGTCGATCAAAGACCGTCCCGCCCACTACATGATCGCCAGCGCCGAGCGATCCGGCGCGCTGACGGCGGCCAAGACGATTCTCGAGGCCACGTCCGGCAATACCGGCATCGCCCTCGCCATGATCGGAGCCGCCAAAGGATACCGCGTCAAGCTGTGCATGCCCAACTGCGTCAGCCTGGAGCGTCAGCGCATCCTCCAGGCCTTGGGCGCCGAAGTGGTTCTCACGTCGGCCTGTGAGCATACCGACGGCGCCATTCGAACGGCACACCGGCTTCTGGCGTCAGCGCCGGGGACCTATTATATGCCGAATCAGTATGAGAACCAGGGCAACCTTCTGGCCCACTATGAGACCACCGGCCCGGAGATCTTCGCGCAGACGGCGGGTCGGGTCGACGTCGTCGTGGCGGGCATGGGCACAACCGGCACGCTCATGGGACTGCACAGGTTCTTCGCGGAACGCAAGCCAAGCGTCCGCATCGTAGGGGTCGAACCTGCGGAGGGGCACGCGATCCAGGGGCTCAAGAACATGACGGAGTCGATGATCCCTGCGATCTACGATCCGAATGCATTGGATGAGAAGATCACGATCGACGACGAAGAGGCCTTCGAGACAACTCGTCTTCTCGCCGTCCGGGAGGGCGTGTTCGTCGGCATGTCGAGCGGTGCGGCGGTGGCGGCCGCGCGGCGACTGGCGATCGATATGCGCACCGGCGTCATTGTCGCGATCCTGCCCGATCGCGGCGACCGCTATCTCAGCACGACTCTGTTCAGATCGGTCTGCGCGAAATGCCCGCCGTAG
- a CDS encoding DUF362 domain-containing protein: MCHECDERPCKQHPTTRCFTDRPKRWYWCFWAFPFLGLASLVWFLIRVIPKPTRATYPCQRLAAPLAGGFVVWLLGVGGSVLACRKVTRLFRESRRLIACAFLVLAVVMAWWSVSLVEDRSVQGAFVPSEPPNRPMGVGQGIHPGRVVWVHEPDATRWDGVTGAWWEDEHTDQDLVDAMVSQAVRMLTGRNNDTAAWDALFRHFNQTRDLGDVGYQDGEEIAIKINMNLDDGSKWDWSPAVSLPSPQVIFALLDQLINKAGVPGGAILLYDASRYIGDPIYDKVRGSVDPNFQAVRFFVRPEVAKNGRLAAERDTAHPVHFSHPNVPHGARAYLPRCVTEAKYLINMTLLRPHQMSGITLCAKNHFGSICFDIAFRGGWTPEPLHDFAKRNQAPGSYNCLVDLIGHPHLGGKTLLYIIDGLYGAEHQNANIMRYASFGEDWTSSLLVSQDPIAIDSVGLDILRNEPKATWCAGQGVENYLHEAALADSPPSGIHYDPKGDGTGLMSLGVHEHWNNAQDKQYSVNLGLGDGIELIVVGATDSGYEALADLTADGVVDAHDLAVLFQTWLAGLDDPWWDPLCDLSTNGRIDLGDFTVLAGAWGWREP; this comes from the coding sequence ATGTGCCATGAATGCGACGAACGGCCGTGTAAGCAGCATCCGACGACGCGGTGTTTCACCGATCGCCCCAAGCGGTGGTATTGGTGTTTCTGGGCGTTCCCTTTTCTGGGTCTGGCATCGTTGGTGTGGTTTTTGATCCGTGTCATCCCCAAGCCCACCCGCGCGACGTATCCCTGCCAGCGGTTGGCCGCACCGCTGGCCGGCGGCTTCGTCGTGTGGTTGCTTGGCGTTGGCGGTTCGGTTCTGGCCTGTCGGAAGGTGACGCGACTGTTCCGTGAGTCGAGACGCCTGATTGCCTGTGCCTTTCTGGTTCTCGCCGTTGTGATGGCATGGTGGTCCGTCAGTCTGGTGGAGGACAGGAGTGTGCAAGGCGCCTTCGTGCCGAGCGAGCCGCCAAACCGCCCCATGGGCGTGGGGCAGGGGATTCATCCGGGTCGTGTGGTATGGGTGCATGAGCCGGACGCAACCAGGTGGGACGGCGTGACGGGAGCGTGGTGGGAAGACGAGCACACCGACCAGGATCTCGTCGACGCAATGGTCTCTCAGGCCGTGCGGATGCTGACAGGCAGGAACAACGATACGGCAGCGTGGGACGCTCTCTTCAGGCACTTCAACCAGACGCGCGACTTGGGCGATGTGGGATATCAGGATGGAGAAGAGATCGCGATCAAGATCAATATGAACCTGGACGACGGCAGCAAGTGGGACTGGAGTCCGGCCGTCAGTCTGCCGAGTCCTCAGGTGATATTCGCGCTGCTCGACCAACTCATCAACAAGGCGGGTGTGCCGGGTGGAGCGATCTTGCTGTACGACGCATCTCGTTACATTGGGGATCCGATCTATGACAAGGTTCGGGGAAGCGTGGATCCGAATTTCCAGGCCGTTCGCTTCTTCGTCAGGCCCGAGGTCGCCAAGAACGGGCGTCTCGCCGCAGAGCGCGATACGGCCCATCCGGTTCACTTCAGCCATCCGAACGTCCCGCACGGCGCGAGGGCCTATCTGCCTCGCTGCGTGACGGAGGCCAAGTATTTGATCAACATGACGCTCCTGAGACCGCATCAGATGTCCGGCATCACGCTGTGCGCCAAGAACCATTTTGGCTCGATCTGTTTCGATATTGCATTTCGCGGCGGATGGACTCCCGAACCATTGCACGATTTCGCCAAGCGCAATCAGGCACCGGGGTCCTACAACTGCCTTGTGGACCTCATCGGCCACCCACACCTCGGGGGCAAGACGCTGCTCTACATTATTGACGGCCTCTATGGGGCCGAGCACCAGAACGCCAACATCATGCGTTATGCTTCGTTTGGTGAGGACTGGACGTCCAGTCTGCTTGTGTCACAGGACCCGATTGCGATCGACTCGGTCGGATTGGACATCCTCCGCAATGAGCCCAAAGCCACGTGGTGTGCAGGTCAGGGGGTGGAGAACTACCTGCACGAGGCTGCTCTGGCGGACAGTCCCCCCTCGGGAATCCACTACGATCCGAAAGGGGATGGGACCGGGCTGATGAGCCTCGGCGTTCACGAGCACTGGAACAATGCGCAGGACAAACAGTACTCCGTCAACCTGGGCCTCGGCGATGGCATCGAGCTGATCGTCGTGGGGGCGACGGACTCCGGATACGAAGCCCTGGCCGATCTGACGGCTGACGGTGTGGTCGATGCCCATGATCTGGCGGTTCTGTTCCAGACGTGGCTGGCCGGTCTGGACGACCCGTGGTGGGATCCGTTGTGTGATTTGTCGACAAACGGCCGGATTGATCTTGGCGACTTCACCGTACTGGCCGGCGCCTGGGGCTGGAGAGAGCCCTGA